In one Pseudarthrobacter sp. NBSH8 genomic region, the following are encoded:
- a CDS encoding LysE/ArgO family amino acid transporter, translating to MDLTAFLGPTALGFSTGLALIVAIGSQNAFVLRQGIRGEHVAAVVLVCGVSDALLIAAGIAGVGALLQSSPVIVDVVRLAGAAFLVGYGVMAARRALRPGALSASGRQPAVGLGAALSTVLALTWLNPHVYLDTVLLLGSVANQQAHDLRWWFGAGAIAASVAWFSALAFGARVLRPFFARPSSWRILDGLVAVVMLTLGIRLAIGA from the coding sequence ATGGATCTGACTGCATTTCTAGGCCCCACCGCACTGGGCTTCAGCACGGGCCTCGCCCTGATCGTGGCCATCGGCAGCCAGAACGCCTTTGTGCTCCGGCAGGGCATCCGCGGCGAGCATGTGGCCGCCGTCGTCCTGGTCTGCGGCGTCTCCGATGCGCTGCTCATCGCTGCGGGCATCGCCGGAGTGGGGGCGCTGCTCCAGTCGAGCCCCGTGATCGTGGACGTGGTCCGGTTAGCCGGAGCCGCCTTCCTGGTGGGCTACGGGGTCATGGCCGCGCGCCGGGCACTTCGTCCGGGGGCGTTGTCGGCATCGGGGCGCCAGCCCGCCGTCGGCCTCGGCGCCGCCCTCAGCACGGTGCTGGCCCTGACCTGGCTCAACCCGCACGTCTACCTGGACACCGTGCTGCTGCTCGGATCGGTGGCCAACCAGCAGGCGCACGATTTGCGATGGTGGTTCGGGGCCGGGGCCATCGCCGCCAGCGTCGCCTGGTTCAGCGCGCTGGCTTTCGGGGCCAGGGTCCTGCGGCCCTTCTTCGCGCGGCCCTCATCGTGGCGCATCCTGGACGGGCTCGTCGCCGTGGTCATGCTCACGCTGGGGATACGCCTGGCGATCGGCGCGTGA
- a CDS encoding glutamate--cysteine ligase: MRTFGVEEELLIVDPDTGEPLALADAMLSGRRMAADDAPERHYVMADTDKTAHDDGMGLTAELKLEQIETQTRPCLEYAELLPQIRAGRLLADKAAAKNGARVAALATSPFGLASHTTPDPRYARMLERFGLTAQEQLTCGFHVHTFIESKDEGVAVLDRIRDKLAVLTALSANSPFWNGVRTGFESYRTQAWNRWPTSGPSGIFTTYSAYRRVVTRLLDSGVLLDEGMIYFDARLSRNHPTVEVRVADVCLRAEDAALIAVLVRALVESASRDWRAGVDPAPVPTVLLRMAAWQASSSGMSGELLDFGTFRPAPAVDVVRSLVDYLAPVLAEQDELALARQGVEDIIARGTGSTEQRRVWDAVTEKTGPDDGGLGAVVAHAVDVTMRGTSGLLAVDEAPELLRVRQS; the protein is encoded by the coding sequence ATGCGTACATTCGGCGTCGAGGAAGAGCTCCTGATTGTTGATCCGGACACGGGGGAGCCGCTTGCCCTGGCAGATGCGATGCTGTCCGGCCGCCGGATGGCTGCCGACGACGCCCCGGAACGCCACTATGTGATGGCAGATACGGACAAAACCGCGCACGACGACGGAATGGGCTTGACTGCGGAGCTGAAGCTTGAGCAGATCGAGACCCAGACCCGGCCTTGCCTCGAGTACGCAGAACTGCTGCCGCAGATCCGGGCTGGCCGGTTGCTGGCGGACAAGGCGGCGGCCAAAAACGGGGCAAGGGTGGCCGCGCTGGCCACCTCTCCGTTTGGCCTCGCCAGCCACACCACCCCGGACCCCCGCTATGCCCGGATGCTGGAACGCTTCGGCCTGACTGCGCAGGAGCAGCTGACCTGCGGTTTCCACGTTCACACTTTCATTGAGTCCAAGGACGAGGGCGTGGCGGTGCTGGACAGGATCCGGGACAAGCTTGCGGTCCTCACAGCCCTGAGCGCCAACTCGCCGTTCTGGAACGGGGTGCGCACGGGATTCGAGAGTTACCGCACCCAGGCCTGGAACCGCTGGCCCACGTCCGGCCCCTCGGGAATTTTCACGACATATTCCGCATATCGGCGGGTGGTAACGCGCCTGCTGGACAGCGGCGTGCTGTTGGACGAAGGCATGATCTACTTCGACGCGCGCCTGTCCCGGAACCACCCCACCGTAGAGGTCCGGGTGGCCGATGTCTGCCTCCGTGCCGAGGATGCTGCCCTGATTGCGGTGTTGGTCCGGGCCCTGGTCGAATCGGCGAGCCGCGATTGGCGTGCCGGCGTGGATCCTGCGCCGGTGCCCACGGTGCTGCTGCGGATGGCGGCGTGGCAGGCGAGCAGCAGCGGCATGAGCGGCGAGCTGCTGGATTTCGGGACCTTCCGGCCGGCGCCCGCCGTCGACGTCGTGCGGTCTTTGGTGGATTATCTGGCGCCGGTCCTCGCCGAGCAGGACGAACTGGCCTTGGCCCGGCAGGGCGTTGAGGACATCATTGCCCGCGGCACCGGCTCAACCGAACAGCGCAGGGTGTGGGACGCAGTGACGGAAAAAACAGGACCCGACGACGGCGGGCTGGGGGCCGTGGTTGCCCACGCCGTGGATGTAACGATGCGGGGAACCTCCGGGTTGCTGGCGGTGGACGAGGCCCCGGAGCTGCTGCGGGTGCGCCAGTCCTGA
- a CDS encoding GNAT family N-acetyltransferase, translating to MDGEAAAPLVPGVRIRLLRRNDAAGLSEAYRRNRQHLAHWEPERDEAFFTPRHQLDIIRAKLVQHSTGQEVPWVLVGHDDPAYILGAVTLTGIARGPFLNANLGYWVDSSLNRRGIGSAAVRFATDHARTELGLHRIQAATLLHNEPSRKILGRAGFREIGVAPQYLKIAGRWQDHLLHQLLLHNEPTAKGTP from the coding sequence ATGGACGGCGAAGCAGCCGCTCCGCTTGTCCCTGGGGTCCGGATCCGGCTGCTCCGGCGTAACGATGCCGCCGGCCTGAGCGAGGCCTACCGCCGGAACCGCCAGCACCTCGCGCATTGGGAACCGGAGCGGGACGAAGCCTTCTTCACTCCCCGGCATCAACTGGACATCATCCGGGCCAAGCTCGTCCAGCATTCAACGGGCCAGGAAGTTCCGTGGGTGCTGGTGGGCCACGATGATCCCGCTTACATCCTCGGCGCCGTCACCCTCACCGGCATCGCCCGTGGGCCGTTCCTCAACGCCAACCTCGGGTACTGGGTTGATTCCAGCCTCAACCGGCGGGGCATCGGATCTGCGGCTGTCCGCTTTGCCACGGACCATGCCCGGACGGAGCTGGGCCTCCACCGCATCCAGGCGGCAACGCTGCTCCACAATGAGCCCTCACGCAAAATCCTCGGGCGCGCCGGCTTTCGGGAAATCGGCGTAGCGCCGCAATACCTGAAAATTGCCGGCCGCTGGCAGGACCACCTGCTCCACCAACTGCTGCTCCACAATGAGCCCACCGCGAAAGGCACCCCATGA
- a CDS encoding O-succinylhomoserine sulfhydrylase: MTFNEDAAGWSAETQAVRGGLNRTNFQETTEPVFLNSGFVYESAAAAERAFTGEDERFVYSRYGNPSVATFQERLRLLEGTEACFATASGMSAVFTALGALLAAGDRVVAARSLFGSCFVILNEILPRWGVETVFVDGPDLEQWAAALSEPTTAVFFESPSNPMQEIVDIAAVSELAHAAGATVVVDNVFATPLLQRCGQLGADVIVYSGTKHIDGQGRVLGGAILGTKEFIDGPVKQLMRHTGPALSAFNAWVLTKGLETMALRVNHSSASALRLAEWLEKQPAVSWVKYPLLKSHPQYELAAKQMKAGGTVLTLELATTDGRSGKEAAFGLLDALRIIDISNNLGDSKSLITHPATTTHRAMGPEGRAAIGLSDGVVRLSVGLEDVDDLIGDLEQALKQI, from the coding sequence GTGACCTTCAACGAAGACGCCGCCGGCTGGAGCGCCGAAACGCAGGCCGTCCGCGGCGGGCTGAACCGCACCAACTTCCAGGAGACCACCGAGCCGGTCTTCCTGAACTCCGGCTTCGTCTACGAGTCCGCTGCCGCCGCCGAGCGCGCCTTCACCGGCGAGGACGAACGCTTCGTCTACTCCCGGTACGGCAACCCGTCCGTGGCCACCTTCCAGGAACGCCTTCGCCTGCTCGAAGGCACCGAAGCGTGCTTTGCGACGGCATCTGGCATGTCAGCGGTCTTCACCGCCCTGGGCGCCCTGCTGGCGGCCGGCGACCGGGTGGTTGCCGCGCGTTCACTGTTCGGCTCCTGTTTTGTGATCCTGAACGAGATCCTGCCGCGCTGGGGCGTGGAAACCGTGTTCGTTGACGGCCCGGACCTCGAACAGTGGGCTGCTGCACTGTCGGAACCCACCACCGCAGTGTTCTTCGAATCGCCATCCAACCCGATGCAGGAAATCGTGGACATCGCCGCGGTCAGCGAACTGGCGCACGCCGCCGGGGCCACCGTCGTCGTCGACAACGTCTTCGCCACTCCCCTGCTGCAGCGCTGCGGCCAGCTGGGCGCGGACGTGATTGTGTACTCCGGCACCAAGCACATCGACGGCCAGGGACGCGTCCTGGGCGGTGCCATCCTGGGCACCAAGGAGTTCATCGACGGCCCGGTCAAGCAGCTCATGCGGCACACCGGCCCGGCCCTCTCCGCGTTCAACGCCTGGGTGCTGACCAAAGGCCTGGAGACCATGGCGCTGCGCGTGAACCACTCGTCCGCGTCCGCTCTGCGGCTGGCGGAATGGCTCGAAAAGCAGCCGGCCGTCAGCTGGGTCAAGTACCCGCTGCTCAAGTCCCACCCGCAGTACGAACTTGCCGCCAAGCAGATGAAGGCCGGCGGCACCGTCCTCACGCTGGAACTTGCGACGACGGATGGCCGCTCGGGCAAAGAAGCCGCGTTTGGGCTGCTGGACGCCTTGCGGATCATCGACATCTCCAACAACCTGGGCGATTCCAAGTCCCTCATCACCCATCCGGCCACCACCACGCACCGCGCCATGGGCCCCGAAGGCCGCGCCGCCATCGGGCTCAGCGACGGTGTGGTGCGGCTGTCCGTAGGCCTGGAGGACGTGGACGACCTCATCGGCGACCTGGAGCAGGCCCTGAAGCAGATCTGA
- a CDS encoding acetyl-CoA C-acetyltransferase: MSNDSPIPVILGGARTPFGKFRGALSGLTSSELGAHAIRNALERSGVAPEQVQAVIVGQVIQAGAGQGPARQASLAAGIGWDVPTVTINKLCLSGLTAVIDAARMIRAGEADFIVAAGQESMTNAPHLLPRLRGGVAIGDAPLLDSLNFDGLQDPVSGELMGSATDAGNTRLGISREDQDAVAALSHQRAEAARAAGILAEEIAPVEVPQRRGPAVVIDADEGIRAGTTIETLAALKPAFSKDPAATITAGSASPLSDGAAAVVVASKSAAEAAGLSWIAEIGSHGQTAGPDGSLHSQPSRAIEQALKLEGLSIDNVDLIEINEAFASVVLQSAKDLGIDADRINADGGAIALGHPVGASGARLVLHQALALNRRGGGTGVVALCGGGGQGDALILKARPTPLLQSNAGSLNAHAEALDGR, from the coding sequence ATGAGTAACGACTCTCCTATCCCCGTCATCCTGGGCGGCGCACGCACTCCCTTCGGCAAGTTCCGCGGCGCCCTCTCCGGGCTCACCTCCAGCGAACTGGGCGCCCACGCCATCCGGAACGCACTGGAACGGTCCGGGGTGGCGCCGGAACAGGTCCAGGCCGTCATCGTGGGCCAGGTCATCCAGGCGGGCGCGGGCCAGGGACCCGCCAGGCAGGCCAGCCTTGCCGCCGGCATCGGCTGGGACGTGCCCACCGTGACCATCAACAAACTGTGCCTGTCCGGGCTGACCGCCGTGATCGATGCCGCCCGGATGATCCGCGCCGGCGAGGCTGATTTCATTGTGGCGGCGGGCCAGGAATCCATGACCAACGCCCCGCACCTGCTGCCCCGGCTTCGCGGCGGCGTTGCGATCGGCGATGCGCCGTTGCTGGATTCCCTGAACTTTGACGGCCTGCAGGACCCTGTCTCCGGCGAACTGATGGGATCCGCCACCGACGCCGGGAACACCCGCCTGGGCATCAGCCGCGAGGACCAGGACGCCGTCGCCGCCCTCTCCCACCAGCGGGCGGAGGCCGCCCGGGCCGCAGGCATCCTGGCCGAAGAGATCGCCCCGGTGGAGGTCCCGCAGCGCCGGGGACCCGCCGTCGTGATTGATGCCGACGAAGGCATCCGCGCCGGCACCACCATCGAGACGCTGGCGGCACTGAAACCCGCCTTCTCCAAGGATCCGGCGGCCACCATCACCGCCGGTTCGGCCTCCCCACTGTCCGACGGCGCGGCCGCCGTTGTGGTGGCCAGCAAGTCAGCAGCGGAAGCGGCCGGCCTTAGCTGGATCGCGGAGATCGGTAGCCACGGCCAGACCGCCGGACCGGACGGGTCCCTGCATTCCCAGCCGTCCCGCGCCATTGAACAGGCCCTGAAACTTGAAGGGCTGAGCATTGACAACGTGGACCTGATTGAGATCAACGAAGCCTTCGCGTCGGTGGTACTGCAGTCAGCCAAGGACCTGGGGATCGACGCGGACAGGATCAACGCCGACGGCGGCGCCATCGCCTTGGGCCACCCGGTGGGCGCATCGGGGGCCCGCCTGGTCCTGCATCAGGCACTGGCGCTGAACCGGCGCGGCGGCGGGACGGGCGTGGTTGCCTTGTGCGGCGGCGGTGGCCAGGGCGACGCCCTGATCCTCAAAGCCCGACCCACACCCCTCCTCCAAAGCAACGCGGGGTCACTTAACGCCCATGCGGAGGCTTTGGACGGGCGCTAA
- a CDS encoding rhodanese-like domain-containing protein, with product MSYAGDLTPQEAWAKLEQGAILVDVRTEGEWAHIGIPDTKATDNDPLFIPWTFPGGIPNSDFITDLTQQAPEDDGAELVFLCRSGQRSIAAAIAATQAGFTSYNVLEGFEGEPDRYGERTVNGWKNRGLPTNLGITK from the coding sequence GTGAGCTACGCCGGAGACCTCACCCCGCAGGAAGCCTGGGCCAAGCTGGAGCAGGGCGCCATCCTGGTGGACGTCCGGACCGAAGGCGAATGGGCCCACATCGGCATCCCCGACACCAAGGCCACGGACAACGATCCCCTGTTCATCCCGTGGACCTTCCCCGGCGGCATCCCCAACTCGGATTTCATCACCGACCTGACACAGCAGGCACCGGAGGACGACGGCGCCGAACTGGTGTTCCTCTGCCGCTCGGGCCAGCGCTCCATCGCCGCCGCCATCGCCGCGACGCAGGCCGGCTTCACCTCCTACAACGTCCTGGAGGGTTTCGAAGGCGAGCCGGACCGCTACGGCGAGCGCACCGTCAACGGCTGGAAAAACCGCGGCCTCCCCACCAACCTGGGAATAACGAAGTGA
- a CDS encoding pyridoxamine 5'-phosphate oxidase family protein: MNSHTEPTNTLTFDECWELLADDILGRLALVVDGHPEIFPVNYVLDRRSIVFRSAGGSKLWGAQADRAAALEIDGYDPRTEIAWSVVVRGDTAVIEAQADKDAVDALHLEPWQPGPKDYYIRLTPFALTGRRFRVTKPDVWNTRLADRRRASFE; encoded by the coding sequence ATGAACTCTCACACGGAGCCGACCAACACATTGACGTTCGACGAATGCTGGGAGTTGCTGGCCGATGACATACTGGGGCGCCTGGCCCTGGTAGTGGACGGCCATCCGGAGATCTTTCCGGTCAACTACGTGCTGGACCGCAGGAGCATCGTCTTCCGCAGCGCCGGTGGCTCCAAACTCTGGGGCGCGCAGGCGGACCGTGCCGCGGCGCTGGAGATCGACGGATACGATCCCCGCACGGAGATCGCCTGGAGCGTGGTGGTGCGCGGAGACACCGCAGTGATCGAGGCCCAGGCCGACAAGGACGCCGTTGACGCCCTGCATCTGGAGCCCTGGCAGCCCGGGCCCAAGGACTACTACATCCGGCTGACCCCCTTTGCACTGACCGGCCGTCGTTTCCGGGTCACCAAACCGGACGTCTGGAACACCCGGTTGGCGGACCGCCGTCGTGCTTCCTTCGAGTAG
- a CDS encoding DUF1737 domain-containing protein has product MSDAPAPEKKLSYRLVTGPDDRSFCERISTALAEGYVLHGSPAATSNGGVVIVAQALILPSAIATADAAVASAVEDLDFDGEGHA; this is encoded by the coding sequence GTGTCTGACGCCCCCGCCCCTGAAAAGAAACTGTCGTACCGGCTTGTCACCGGGCCGGACGACAGGTCTTTCTGTGAACGGATTTCCACTGCCCTGGCCGAAGGGTATGTCCTGCACGGCAGCCCGGCCGCGACGTCCAACGGAGGTGTTGTGATCGTTGCGCAGGCACTCATCCTCCCGTCGGCCATCGCCACCGCCGATGCCGCCGTCGCCTCTGCCGTGGAAGACCTCGATTTCGACGGCGAGGGCCACGCGTGA
- a CDS encoding LysR family transcriptional regulator ArgP: MKMFHFEQLRTFAAVVDEGTLEAAARSLYVTPSAISQRLKAMEDAAGQILLQRTNPVRPTTAGEAVLRFARQVRQLEWDAQQELGASQDLPTAPIPLVVNADSLSTWFMPALASLPPDLGACFELRREDEQHSTQLLRTGSVMAAVTATPEAVPGCSMVPLGSLRYRAVASPGYLLRWLPDGAELAAGSQAPVVDFDRKDDLQDGFFRRLTGAELTAPRHYVPSSAEFAQAIRLGLGWGLLPEQQCLSDIRNGGLVELARAEPVDVSLYWQRWKIDSPVLNQLTDAVRETASRQLRQPGA; the protein is encoded by the coding sequence ATGAAGATGTTCCACTTTGAGCAGCTCCGGACGTTCGCGGCGGTCGTGGACGAGGGGACGCTTGAGGCGGCGGCGCGGAGCCTGTACGTCACGCCGTCGGCCATTTCCCAACGGCTCAAGGCGATGGAGGACGCGGCCGGCCAGATCCTGTTGCAGCGCACCAACCCCGTCCGGCCCACAACAGCCGGGGAAGCCGTTTTGCGGTTCGCCAGGCAGGTCCGGCAGCTCGAATGGGACGCCCAGCAGGAGCTCGGGGCGAGCCAGGACCTGCCGACGGCGCCCATTCCCTTGGTGGTGAACGCGGACTCACTCTCCACCTGGTTCATGCCTGCGCTGGCAAGTCTTCCGCCGGACCTCGGCGCGTGCTTCGAACTCCGCAGGGAAGACGAGCAGCATTCCACCCAGCTCCTCCGGACCGGATCGGTGATGGCCGCGGTAACCGCAACGCCGGAAGCGGTCCCGGGCTGCAGTATGGTACCGCTGGGTTCCCTGCGGTACCGTGCGGTGGCAAGCCCCGGGTACCTCCTGCGCTGGTTGCCCGACGGGGCGGAACTTGCTGCAGGGAGCCAGGCCCCGGTGGTGGACTTTGACCGCAAGGATGACCTTCAGGACGGGTTTTTCCGCAGGCTGACCGGCGCGGAACTGACCGCGCCGCGGCACTATGTGCCGTCGTCGGCCGAGTTCGCGCAGGCCATCCGGCTGGGACTGGGGTGGGGACTTCTGCCGGAGCAGCAGTGCCTGTCCGACATCCGGAACGGCGGCCTCGTGGAGCTGGCACGGGCCGAGCCCGTGGACGTGTCGTTGTACTGGCAGCGGTGGAAAATCGACTCGCCGGTGCTCAACCAGCTGACCGACGCGGTCCGGGAGACGGCGTCCCGGCAGCTCCGCCAGCCAGGCGCCTGA
- a CDS encoding long-chain fatty acid--CoA ligase translates to MNTSPTAEEGFGTISVAAILAESAARFPDSEALVVGEERVTYSELWEQTRAYAGALRDRGVGHASRVALLMPNVADFARVYYAVLALGGVVVPLHALLKGREIEYMLRDSGAQLLVCAGPLLEEGAKGAAAAGIDAVTVLVPEGPEGAARLETEAAGAEPISTWLPLRPFETATILYTSGTTGQPKGALGSHFAIVEQTNTLLTSTFDLRRGDVIFGGLPMFHTFGQTCVLNTGLRAGATIVMLPKFSGDAALDALARHNINVFFGVPTMYIAMLEAARTNTGRSNALRYCISGGASLPVAVMDRFKTEFGSDIYEGYGLTETSPVATFNHVGKAPRPGTVGQAIWGVQVEIARADVQDAIELQPTGELGELVVRGHNLFTGYLNRPEATAEAVVDGWFRTGDLGTKDGDGYLRILDRKKEMIIRNGFNVYPREVEEVLSRHDAVLSVAVYGVPDETHGQEVAAAVVLNPGSSATVDELRDFAAAELAAYKYPRIITLVTEFPTGPSGKVLKRELTARYSAADTPTG, encoded by the coding sequence ATGAACACTTCACCTACCGCCGAAGAGGGTTTCGGGACCATCTCCGTTGCCGCAATCCTGGCTGAATCAGCCGCCCGCTTTCCGGACTCCGAGGCCCTTGTGGTGGGCGAGGAGCGGGTGACCTACAGCGAACTCTGGGAACAGACGCGCGCATATGCCGGTGCGTTGCGGGACCGTGGCGTGGGGCACGCCAGCCGCGTGGCCCTGCTGATGCCCAATGTTGCTGATTTCGCCCGGGTCTACTACGCGGTCCTCGCGCTGGGCGGCGTGGTGGTGCCGTTGCATGCGCTGCTGAAGGGCAGGGAGATCGAGTACATGCTGCGCGACAGCGGCGCGCAGCTGCTCGTCTGCGCCGGACCGCTCCTTGAGGAAGGTGCCAAAGGCGCCGCGGCCGCGGGCATCGACGCCGTCACCGTCCTGGTGCCGGAGGGGCCCGAAGGTGCCGCCCGGCTGGAGACCGAAGCGGCAGGCGCCGAGCCCATCAGCACCTGGCTGCCGCTGCGGCCCTTCGAGACGGCCACGATTCTGTACACATCCGGGACCACCGGCCAGCCCAAGGGCGCCTTGGGCAGCCACTTCGCCATTGTGGAACAGACCAATACGCTGCTGACCAGCACGTTTGACCTCCGCCGCGGTGACGTCATCTTCGGAGGACTGCCGATGTTCCACACCTTCGGCCAGACGTGCGTACTCAACACCGGGCTGCGGGCGGGGGCCACCATCGTGATGCTGCCCAAGTTCAGCGGGGATGCAGCCCTGGATGCCCTCGCCCGGCACAACATCAACGTCTTCTTCGGCGTGCCCACCATGTACATCGCCATGCTCGAAGCCGCCCGCACCAACACCGGCCGGTCCAACGCCCTGCGCTACTGCATCTCCGGCGGCGCGTCCCTGCCTGTGGCGGTGATGGACAGGTTCAAGACGGAATTCGGCTCGGACATTTACGAAGGCTACGGCCTGACCGAGACGTCCCCGGTTGCCACCTTCAACCATGTAGGCAAAGCGCCGCGGCCCGGAACGGTAGGCCAGGCCATTTGGGGAGTCCAGGTGGAGATCGCCCGCGCGGACGTCCAGGATGCCATCGAGCTGCAGCCCACGGGCGAGTTAGGCGAGCTGGTGGTCCGGGGGCACAACCTCTTCACGGGCTACCTCAACCGGCCCGAAGCCACCGCAGAGGCTGTGGTGGACGGTTGGTTCCGGACCGGCGACCTGGGCACCAAGGACGGGGACGGCTACCTCCGGATCCTGGACCGGAAGAAGGAGATGATCATCCGGAACGGCTTTAACGTCTACCCGCGCGAGGTAGAGGAAGTCCTCAGCCGGCACGATGCAGTCCTGAGCGTTGCCGTCTATGGCGTCCCCGACGAAACCCACGGGCAGGAGGTGGCGGCCGCCGTCGTCCTCAATCCGGGCAGCAGCGCCACCGTTGATGAGTTGCGGGACTTCGCCGCCGCGGAATTGGCGGCCTATAAGTATCCGCGGATCATTACCCTAGTCACCGAATTCCCCACCGGCCCCAGCGGCAAGGTCCTCAAGCGCGAACTCACCGCCCGGTACAGCGCCGCCGATACTCCAACAGGGTGA
- a CDS encoding UDP-N-acetylglucosamine 1-carboxyvinyltransferase produces the protein MIQETAEHIAATLRDARTEKGWTQGQLAGALGTSQSAVARMEQGKQNLSLKMIQRLEAILDRSIVKVGKPQMTHLRIEGGRTLSGAVDVNSSKNAGVALLCASLINRGTTVLRRLARIEEVNRIVEVLTSIGVECTWLNDTDLQLRRPAVLDLDAMDVDAARRTRSVIMLLGPLLDESAEYRLPYAGGCDLGTRTVEPHMQALRQFGLSVEATAGFYAVQAPPPDAHDRSFVLTERGDTVTENAIMAAAHRRGTTIIRNASPNYMVQDLCFYLEMLGVTIDGVGTTTLKITGQPLIDLDIEYFPSEDPIEAMSLITAGIVTNSEVTVRRVPIEFMEIELATLEQMGQQLEISGEYVARNGRTRLVDVTTKPSELRAPEDKIHPMPFPGLNIDNLPFFAVIAANAHGQTMIHDWVYENRAIYLTELNRLGAQVQLLDPHRIYVNGPTKWRAAEVGCPPALRPAACLLLAMLAARGVSELRNIYVIERGYEDLAERLNTIGAKVEYFQD, from the coding sequence ATGATTCAGGAAACCGCCGAGCACATCGCCGCCACACTCAGGGACGCCAGGACCGAGAAGGGCTGGACCCAGGGCCAGCTCGCCGGCGCGCTGGGAACCAGCCAAAGCGCCGTCGCCCGGATGGAGCAGGGCAAGCAGAACCTGAGCCTGAAGATGATCCAGCGGCTCGAAGCGATTCTGGACCGCAGCATCGTCAAAGTGGGCAAACCACAGATGACGCACCTGCGGATTGAAGGCGGCCGCACGCTGTCCGGGGCCGTGGATGTCAACAGCAGCAAAAACGCCGGTGTGGCGCTGCTGTGCGCCAGCCTGATCAACCGCGGCACCACCGTCCTGCGCCGCCTCGCCCGGATCGAAGAGGTCAACCGGATCGTCGAGGTCCTCACCAGCATCGGCGTCGAATGCACGTGGCTCAACGACACAGACCTCCAGCTCCGCCGCCCCGCCGTCCTGGACCTTGACGCCATGGATGTGGACGCCGCGCGGCGCACACGCAGCGTGATCATGCTCCTGGGCCCGCTCCTGGACGAATCCGCAGAGTACCGCCTGCCGTATGCCGGCGGGTGCGATCTGGGCACGCGGACGGTTGAGCCGCACATGCAGGCCTTGCGCCAGTTCGGGCTGTCAGTGGAGGCCACCGCCGGTTTCTATGCCGTGCAGGCTCCGCCGCCGGACGCTCACGACCGCTCCTTTGTGCTGACGGAACGCGGGGACACCGTCACCGAGAACGCGATCATGGCAGCGGCGCACCGCCGCGGCACCACCATCATCCGTAACGCCAGCCCCAACTACATGGTTCAGGACCTCTGCTTCTACCTCGAGATGCTGGGCGTGACGATCGACGGCGTGGGCACTACAACCCTGAAGATCACCGGTCAGCCGCTCATCGACCTCGACATTGAATATTTCCCGTCCGAGGACCCCATTGAGGCCATGAGCCTCATCACCGCCGGCATCGTCACCAACTCAGAGGTGACCGTCCGCCGCGTCCCCATCGAGTTCATGGAGATCGAGCTGGCCACGCTGGAGCAGATGGGCCAGCAGCTGGAGATTTCCGGCGAGTACGTGGCGCGCAACGGCCGCACCCGGCTGGTGGATGTGACTACGAAACCGTCCGAGTTGCGGGCTCCGGAGGACAAGATCCACCCCATGCCGTTCCCCGGCCTGAACATCGACAACTTGCCGTTCTTCGCGGTCATTGCCGCCAACGCCCATGGCCAGACCATGATCCATGACTGGGTCTACGAGAACCGGGCCATCTACCTCACCGAACTCAACCGGCTCGGCGCCCAGGTGCAGCTGCTGGACCCGCACCGGATCTACGTCAATGGCCCCACGAAGTGGCGGGCCGCCGAGGTGGGCTGCCCGCCGGCACTCCGCCCCGCCGCCTGCCTGCTGCTGGCCATGCTTGCGGCGCGGGGAGTGTCGGAGCTGCGGAACATCTACGTGATCGAGCGCGGCTACGAGGATTTGGCGGAACGGCTCAACACCATCGGTGCCAAGGTGGAGTACTTCCAGGACTAA